In Helianthus annuus cultivar XRQ/B chromosome 9, HanXRQr2.0-SUNRISE, whole genome shotgun sequence, the following are encoded in one genomic region:
- the LOC110878813 gene encoding NAD kinase 2, chloroplastic produces MTSSSFHSVIVNMNRTASIVRILTPKPYLFELHRSSSFVGNWRLPERRRFGLVVVAAGAELSNPFSVNIGLDSKAYQSHNLTQLPWVGPLPGDIAEVEAYCRIFRAAESLHNSIMDTLCNPLTGECSVNYAFPSENKPLLEDKIVSVLGCMICLLNKGREDLLSGRSTITKAFTVFDVDIMEDKLPPLAIFRREMKRYCESLHVALEIFLTPDDSRSRVVWRKLQRLKNVCYDSGLPREDDYPPHSLFANWDPVYISTSKEDIGPSDSEVAFWRGSQLTEESLKWLLEKGFKTIVDLRAEGVNDIFYETALQDALSSGKVDLVKLPVEVGNAPSIQQVEIFSTLISDSNKKPIYLHSKEGVWRTSAMVSRWRQYISRYSSPNTIRIQDNEESSTTSNQYKSSNGAHTEVLNKSDDDQNEVSVDLCVNPIESQLPPRNIFSRKDMSVFLKSKTFSPSTYFTSEHKRMKKQNGSTNGSATNGNLSNYKNVLQNQGNSRSDLKEFNDADRQVTRVTQTDSLEGLSDEDAEVIEGNMCASTTGVVRIQSRKKAEMFLVRTDGVSCTREKVTESSLAFTHPSTQQQMLMWKSSPKTVLLLKKLGQELMEKAKEVASFLYHQENMNVLVEPEVHDVFARIPGFGFVQTFYSQDTSDLHERVDLIACLGGDGVILHASNLFRGAVPPVVSFNLGSLGFLTSHAYEDYKQDLKRVIHGNNTLESVYITLRMRLRCEIFRNGKAMPGKVFDVLNEVVVDRGSNPYLSKVECYEHDRLITKVQGDGVIVATPTGSTAYSTSAGGSMVHPNVPCMLFTPICPHSLSFRPVILPDSAHLELKIPVDARSNAWVSFDGKRRQQLSRGDSVRICMSPHPLPTVNKFDQTGDWFRSLIRCLNWNERRDQKAL; encoded by the exons ATGACGTCATCGTCATTTCACTCCGTGATCGTCAACATGAATCGAACTGCTTCAATTGTACGAATTTTAACCCCGAAACCCTATCTATTTGAGCTACACCGATCCAGTAGTTTTGTTGGGAATTGGCGGTTACCTGAACGGCGTCGTTTCGGTctggttgttgttgctgctggtgctGAGCTCTCTAATCCTTTCTCAGTTAATATTGGTTTGGATTCTAAG GCATACCAATCCCACAATTTGACACAATTACCTTGGGTGGGTCCGCTTCCGGGAGATATAGCCGAAGTCGAAGCATACTGCAGAATTTTTAGAGCTGCTGAAAGCCTTCACAATTCAATAATGGACACATTATGTAACCCACTCACTGGTGAATGCAGTGTTAATTATGCTTTTCCTTCAGAAAACAAACCACTACTCGAAGATAAGATAGTCTCTGTTCTTGGTTGTATGATATGCCTTCTGAATAAAGGACGTGAAGATCTATTATCTGGCCGATCAACAATCACGAAAGCATTCACTGTTTTCGATGTAGATATAATGGAAGACAAGCTTCCACCGCTTGCTATTTTCAGGCGTGAAATGAAACGATATTGTGAAAGTTTACATGTTGCTCTCGAAATCTTTTTAACACCAGATGATTCTAGAAGCCGGGTCGTTTGGAGAAAACTTCAACGGCTGAAAAATGTTTGTTACGATTCCGGTCTTCCGCGAGAGGATGATTATCCACCTCACTCGTTATTCGCTAATTGGGATCCTGTTTATATATCCACTTCAAAAGAAGATATCGGACCAAGTGATTCTGAAGTTGCATTTTGGAGGGGTAGCCAATTGACGGAAGAAAGTTTGAAGTGGTTGCTTGAAAAGGGGTTTAAAACGATCGTAGATCTTAGAGCTGAGGGTGTGAATGATATATTCTACGAAACAGCGTTGCAAGATGCACTTTCATCTGGGAAAGTTGACCTGGTCAAACTCCCGGTTGAAGTCGGGAACGCACCATCAATTCAGCAGGTTGAGATATTTTCAACCTTGATATCCGACTCGAATAAAAAACCGATTTATCTTCACAGTAAAGAAGGTGTTTGGAGAACCTCCGCAATGGTGTCTAGATGGAGACAATATATATCTCGTTACAGTTCACCCAATACCATTCGAATTCAAGATAACGAAGAATCTTCAACCACAAGTAACCAGTACAAAAGCAGTAACGGGGCCCACACGGAAGTGTTGAATAAAAGTGATGATGATCAAAATGAGGTTTCTGTTGATCTCTGTGTAAATCCTATTgaatcccagttaccacctagaaATATTTTCTCCAGAAAAGATATGTCTGTATTTTTAAAAAGTAAAACGTTTTCCCCTTCGACTTATTTTACTTCTGAACACAAAAGAATGAAGAAACAAAATGGTTCAACAAATGGTTCAGCAACCAATGGGAACTTGTCTAATTACAAAAACGTCCTTCAGAATCAAGGTAATTCGCGTTCCGATTTAAAAGAATTCAACGATGCAGATAGGCAAGTGACACGTGTCACACAAACAGATAGTTTAGAGGGATTAAGCGATGAAGATGCGGAAGTGATTGAGGGAAATATGTGTGCTTCAACAACTGGGGTTGTAAGAATCCAATCAAGAAAGAAAGCAGAAATGTTTTTAGTGAGAACGGATGGGGTTTCTTGCACTCGAGAAAAAGTAACCGAATCGTCGTTAGCTTTTACTCATCCTAGCACCCAACAACAGATGCTTATGTGGAAATCATCACCCAAAACTGTGTTATTGTTGAAGAAGCTTGGCCAAGAATTAATGGAAAAAGCTAAAGAG GTTGCCTCTTTCTTGTATCACCAAGAAAATATGAATGTTCTTGTAGAACCGGAGGTTCACGACGTTTTTGCAAGAATACCTGGGTTTGGGTTTGTACAGACTTTCTACAGTCAAGATACTAG TGATCTTCACGAGAGGGTAGATCTGATTGCTTGTTTGGGGGGAGATGGGGTCATTCTgcatgcatcaaacttgttcagagGTGCTGTGCCGCCTGTTGTATCCTTCAATCTCGGGTCTCTTGGTTTTCTCACTTCACATGCT TATGAAGACTATAAGCAGGATTTGAAACGGGTCATCCATGGAAACAACACCTTGGAAAGTGTTTATATAACTCTTAGAATGCGTCTTCGCTGTGAGATATTCAGAAACGGGAAAGCCATGCCGGGTAAAGTTTTCGATGTTCTAAATGAGGTTGTGGTTGACCGCGGTTCAAACCCGTATCTTTCCAAGGTGGAGTGCTATGAACATGACCGTCTGATTACTAAG GTGCAAGGTGATGGAGTCATAGTAGCAACACCTACAGGAAGTACAGCTTACTCTACATCTGCAGGAGGTTCCATG GTACATCCAAATGTTCCATGCATGCTTTTTACTCCGATTTGTCCACATTCTCTCTCGTTCAGACCTGTTATACTTCCCGATTCTGCTCATCTTGAGTTAAAg ATACCAGTAGATGCACGAAGTAATGCTTGGGTATCATTTGATGGAAAGAGAAGGCAACAGCTCTCAAGGGGAGATTCGGTGCGTATATGCATGAGTCCGCATCCACTCCCAACGGTCAACAAGTTTGACCAAACGGGGGATTGGTTTCGCAGCTTGATTCGATGCCTGAATTGGAATGAAAGACGAGATCAGAAGGCTCTCTGA